From Musa acuminata AAA Group cultivar baxijiao chromosome BXJ3-8, Cavendish_Baxijiao_AAA, whole genome shotgun sequence, one genomic window encodes:
- the LOC135644972 gene encoding uncharacterized protein LOC135644972 isoform X2 gives MRVGNIFYVSVLITCPGRDIGFSCWAVDASRCRKLPVNVEATFMGEALWTVMTCYILKNKWKPRKMPSVFYGALKNGHLLHLRAASLADSSPAPLPLPLRVEPKPKSGIRQQDLLKNIIGIKPKRQKVSSPGSLQPEHSTQSFPGRVASPADSEGKLGKNLSPTRPCETQKSSCLVAAVGVHKKQEEQEGKDPSMKSKGAEDAVKSLLGLAYESSDDE, from the exons ATGCGTGTtggaaacattttctatgttagtGTTCTGATAACGTGCCCCGGCAGGGATATTGGCTTCTCCTGTTGGGCGGTTGATGCTAGCAGATGCAGGAAGTTGCCGGTGAACGTGGAGGCTACCTTCATGGGCGAGGcg CTTTGGACAGTGATGACTTGCTATATCTTAAAGAACAAATGGAAGCCGAGGAAGATGCCGAGCGTCTTCTACGGCGCACTGAAAAACGGGCATTTGCTGCATTTAAG AGCTGCAAGTTTGGCGGACTCCTCACCTGCACCTTTGCCCCTGCCACTTCGGGTTGAACCGAAGCCAAAGAGTGGCATAAG GCAGCAAGATCTCTTGAAAAACATCATTGGAATCAAACCTAAGCGGCAGAAGGTTTCGAGCCCTGGTTCTTTGCAACCTGAGCATTCCACCCAATCTTTCCCTGGAAGAGTTGCGTCACCTGCAGACAGTGAAGGAAAGCTTGGGAAGAATCTATCTCCCACGAGGCCATGCGAAACACAGAAAAGTTCATGCTTGGTGGCTGCCGTTGGGGTGCACAAGAAACAGGAAGAGCAGGAGGGTAAAGATCCTTCCATGAAATCAAAGGGTGCAGAGGATGCAGTTAAAAGTTTGCTAGGTTTAGCTTATGAAAGTTCCGATGACGAATGA
- the LOC135644972 gene encoding uncharacterized protein LOC135644972 isoform X1: MRVGNIFYVSVLITCPGRDIGFSCWAVDASRCRKLPVNVEATFMGEAVLDFLFRSNVIYFHDMVNFVVVRSQLWTVMTCYILKNKWKPRKMPSVFYGALKNGHLLHLRAASLADSSPAPLPLPLRVEPKPKSGIRQQDLLKNIIGIKPKRQKVSSPGSLQPEHSTQSFPGRVASPADSEGKLGKNLSPTRPCETQKSSCLVAAVGVHKKQEEQEGKDPSMKSKGAEDAVKSLLGLAYESSDDE; the protein is encoded by the exons ATGCGTGTtggaaacattttctatgttagtGTTCTGATAACGTGCCCCGGCAGGGATATTGGCTTCTCCTGTTGGGCGGTTGATGCTAGCAGATGCAGGAAGTTGCCGGTGAACGTGGAGGCTACCTTCATGGGCGAGGcggtacttgattttctttttcgCAGCAATGTTATATACTTTCATGATATGGTTAACTTTGTGGTGGTTCGCTCTCAGCTTTGGACAGTGATGACTTGCTATATCTTAAAGAACAAATGGAAGCCGAGGAAGATGCCGAGCGTCTTCTACGGCGCACTGAAAAACGGGCATTTGCTGCATTTAAG AGCTGCAAGTTTGGCGGACTCCTCACCTGCACCTTTGCCCCTGCCACTTCGGGTTGAACCGAAGCCAAAGAGTGGCATAAG GCAGCAAGATCTCTTGAAAAACATCATTGGAATCAAACCTAAGCGGCAGAAGGTTTCGAGCCCTGGTTCTTTGCAACCTGAGCATTCCACCCAATCTTTCCCTGGAAGAGTTGCGTCACCTGCAGACAGTGAAGGAAAGCTTGGGAAGAATCTATCTCCCACGAGGCCATGCGAAACACAGAAAAGTTCATGCTTGGTGGCTGCCGTTGGGGTGCACAAGAAACAGGAAGAGCAGGAGGGTAAAGATCCTTCCATGAAATCAAAGGGTGCAGAGGATGCAGTTAAAAGTTTGCTAGGTTTAGCTTATGAAAGTTCCGATGACGAATGA